From Odontesthes bonariensis isolate fOdoBon6 chromosome 21, fOdoBon6.hap1, whole genome shotgun sequence, a single genomic window includes:
- the LOC142371410 gene encoding parvalbumin beta-like — protein sequence MTFAGLVEADITKALEECKDSFDHKKFFKTCGLAGKSADDVKKAFAIIDQDKSGFIEEEELKLFLQNFKAGARALSDAETKAFLKVGDSDGDGKIGVDEFAAMVKA from the exons ATGACTTTCGCAGGTCTGGTAGAAGCCGACATCACTAAAGCACTGGAAGAGTGCAAAG ACTCATTCGACCACAAGAAGTTCTTCAAGACGTGCGGTCTGGCCGGCAAGTCGGCTGATGACGTCAAGAAGGCCTTCGCCATCATTGACCAGGACAAGAGCGGCTTCattgaggaggaggagctgaa GCTGTTCCTGCAGAACTTCAAGGCCGGTGCACGCGCCCTGAGCGACGCCGAGACCAAGGCTTTCCTGAAGGTCGGCGACAGCGACGGTGACGGCAAGATTGGAGTTGATG AGTTCGCTGCTATGGTTAAGGCATAA
- the pvalb8 gene encoding parvalbumin 8 — protein MSLSSVLSADAIDSAIKDCQAPDSFSAKKFFQMCGLTKKSPQDVKKAFGFLDNNGNGFIEEEELKFFLQKFCPGARVLTDKEIKAFLSVADDDNDGRIGADEFQAMVLS, from the exons ATGTCGCTCTCATCTGTCCTTTCTGCTGATGCCATCGACAGTGCAATCAAGGACTGCCAAG CTCCGGACTCCTTCAGCGCCAAAAAGTTTTTCCAGATGTGTGGCCTCACCAAGAAGAGCCCTCAGGATGTGAAGAAGGCTTTCGGGTTCTTGGACAACAATGGCAACGGTTTTATTGAGGAGGAAGAGCTCAA GTTTTTCCTCCAGAAGTTCTGTCCTGGGGCTCGCGTCCTGACAGACAAGGAGATCAAGGCCTTCTTGAGTGTTGCTGATGATGATAACGATGGACGGATTGGAGCAGATG AGTTCCAGGCTATGGTCTTGTCCTGA
- the LOC142370852 gene encoding parvalbumin beta-like: MAFAGVLKDAEIKAALDGCAAADSFDHKTFFKACGLSAKSADEVKKAFLIIDQDNSGFIEEEELKLFLQNFSAGARALTDKETKAFLAAGDSDGDGMIGVDEFAALVKA, from the exons ATGGCCTTCGCTGGTGTACTCAAGGATGCTGAAATCAAAGCAGCTCTGGACGGCTGCGCAG CTGCTGACTCCTTTGACCACAAGACGTTCTTCAAGGCATGCGGCCTGTCCGCCAAGTCCGCTGATGAAGTCAAGAAGGCCTTCCTCATCATTGACCAGGACAACAGTGGCTTCattgaggaggaggagctgaa GCTGTTCCTGCAGAACTTCTCTGCTGGTGCCAGAGCACTCACTGACAAGGAAACCAAAGCTTTCCTCGCCGCTGGTGACAGTGACGGTGACGGCATGATCGGAGTCGATG AGTTTGCTGCCCTTGTGAAGGCATAA